Part of the Lolium rigidum isolate FL_2022 chromosome 6, APGP_CSIRO_Lrig_0.1, whole genome shotgun sequence genome, TAAATATATCATTCCTTTCTTCTGTGTAGGTATAACCAAAGCAAAGTCAGCAATGCATTTGTAGATTATTTCTAAGTCATATACAATACTTCCATATATGTTATATAACAACAATAGTTACCCCATTGATTGAGCATATTCCAATATGTACGTGCCTATGTGTCcaccaaaaagaaagaaaatcatATCCCATGTCACTTGATCAAATATTTATTTGCGTGCAGATTTCGGTTACACTAATCCGTGAAATCTTATGCCAGATAGACCACATACATGTCCAATTCATCACTGGTCATTGGGATATGAATATACAAGATGTTGCAGAATATGAATCATTGAATCTCCACAACCTTACTATCTCGATCAGGCACCACGATGTGAGTGCAACAATGCTTATAACTATACAACTGGAAAACCACGCAAATAGCTCTACAGACTTGAAAAAAAAAGTCTAATCAGAAAGTGAACAAATAAATATGACTACTCTAGACAATGGTTATAAACAAaggaaggctactgaaattttcaATAACACTCTTTTATAAATACTTGTAAGTGATTTCATTTCTAATTCTTACGGACTCTCGTGTACAATAAAGTTGACCCAGAACTTCTTTGTGAATTATTTTCAATTTCCCTAGCCCGTGCAGGCACAAGGGTTGAGACTAGTATTCTATCCAACGAAAGGGTGCCGTTCAGACAAGCATTTTATTAAACATACATTACTGAGAAAACTCTCAGGGCCGTGTCATTTTAAGTTCAATAAGACCATGATTTATCAGATCAGTGACATAGATAAGCTAATATCATatgtttggtttggggaagataaTATTGTGTTCACGCCATTATggggattttcacgaaagtgtgaGCGAACATGGTTTACCACAGGGTGGTACACAGGGGAAACTAGGATTCTATTTCCATTATCACTCCTAAAACATACAAAGCCTTTtctcaacaaagcaaaaaacaGGCAGATGACTGAGGTTCTTACGCTTGAGCCGAAGAAGTAGAGACCAAGCATATTGCTGAAGAGGTGACCCGTGTCTGTGTGGCTGAAGGCGCTCGTGAGCACCGTGTGCAACCGCCCGCTCTTGAAATTTTCCAGAGAAACCTGCTCACCACAGAAATCATCATATCAAACTTCATCAACCACTTGCGAGATATTGAAGACGGTGCCATTTGATTGATCACTGACCGTGAAATGCCTCTCCATGAAACTCGGATCGGCCACCTGCCAGAGCATGTATACGGCCACATTTGCCCCGATAAGCGTGAGCACCACCTGGTCCGGTGATGGTAGCCAGCGCGCCCTTCCGGAGACACGAAcacgaaaatgagaaaactacccaaaaaaaaaatccacccTGTAATAAAGTCGTACCAGCCAGCAAAAATCTCACCAAGGTGCGCGGCGGAGGAATGCGGAGGACGAAGAGAGCAAGCCCGGGGACCTCCTCCGCTGCAGCGAGAAGAGATCGAGCGACCCGGCGGCAAGCCACCGCTTGGCAGCGGTCCGTACGGCCGCTGCGCTCGCTGGCAGGACCGTCCCGGCgctgcctgagctgcgccacaggAAGTGGGACAGCGGGGAGCGGGATGCGGCTGCCGGCGGGGAGGGGCAGTGGAGGAAGCGGCTGTGCGGGATGGGTGGGGCTCTGGGCTTTGGGGTAGCGCTGCGGAGGGCTTGCTGCGCGAGGAGGGTCTGGAATTGCGTCAGCCTCCTCCCCATCGCCATTTCTGCCTGCCTAGGAGCTCGCAAGGGCTCTCGTTGGCCGCCTCCGCGGCCGATTCTCACACCTCGGGcggtagccgccgccgccgccggtggtcgTGGCGCGGTCCGGTGGGGTTTTTTTGTTGATCGATCGATTCCAGCTGCCGACTCGGGAGTGGGGAACGATGGGCAGATCGACACTGTCCGAAAACCGGCCCGCGACGCTTTGTTCTATGCGGGCCATCCATGAAGTTCGTACTGGGCTTACTGGGCCTACGTGTCTTTCAGAGTCCAACTGCGAATCGTACCTCGCTCTTTGGATTGGGCTGACGGGCCCATTAGACGCAGTTGCCGCATCCAACACGATTATACCCATCCCTAGACACGCCGTGCAGCCGCCGCAGCAAGGTTTCGAGGTCACCGAAGAGAgagctcccggcggcggcggcgcgaagcAGAGAGAGGCGAAGGAGAGAGATGTCGAAGCGGCAGGGTCCTCCGAAGCACCAGAACAGCTACGCGTGGAAGCCCAACCTCGGCCGGAAGATCAACGAGACCGTAAGCCCGTGTGACTCATCTCCTTTCGCTGGTCTTTTCTGCGGTTCCCGTCAGGCCTAACCCGTCGGAACCATCGCCGCTCTGCTATCGCAGGAGCCCGGAGGCAGGTTCCGTCCTCTGTCGGAGATCACCGGCGTCTGCCAGCGCTGCCGGGACCAAATCGACTGGAAGCGCAAGTATGGAGCTCTCCCCCTCAACTTATTGGTTCATCGGTTCTTTGGTTTTACCAACTAATAATGTTCCTCTGTTCGTCTCTTCTTTGCAGATACGGCAAGTACAAGGCAATTACTGAGCCCGCAAAATGGTACCTTTCTTGCCCCTTTCTGTTTAGCGCGTGTCTAGGAAAGATGGAAGAGGGGATGTTCATGGTTTCCTTTAATTTTTGCAGCCAGAAGTGCAGTAAACGGAACGTCCGGCAGGCGTACCACAACGTATGCACAGGTGAATTTCGGCTGCTCCGTGGTGTCTTCCGTTGCTGTTGCACCATTTGATTGTCGCTGATCCGTGCTGTCTTGGCTCTCTGCAGGTTGCTCCAAGGAGCTTGGGATATGTGCCAAGTGCTGCACTTCTGTTAAGCAGCTTATCGGAAGGTGATCCCTGCTATTTCATTTTGTTGGTATACTAGTACCGGCGTAGCTACATCATATCTGGAATTCGAAACGTGTGTTTTTGTATTTTACTTATGTAATGATTCTGTGTTGTCCTATAGGGATGCTGAGGAAGTGGACAATGAGCGCAAAGAGCTAGAGGAGGTTTGATTGTTCTGTATTAGAAGGGATTGTTGTGAACCTTGAGAAATCGTTTATTTTGTGCTGACCAGTGAATTATTTTGTAGGCCATGAGATTTGCTAGGGAGAGGGAACGGCGCACGCTACTTCGCCTTGTGAGCACCTGCTATACATTTTTCCTTGCTGAATAATTAATTTTTGTGCCCGGACCTTGCGCTGCTGTGTATGCTTCTCCTTGGTGATAGGTCTAAAATGACCTAAGGGACCCATATGTCTAAATAGAGAAAGGAACAAGTCCATTGTAATTCCCTCTACTCTTCCTGAAATTTAGACTATTGGAAAACTTGAGGAGGGGAGAAAACAGTTCTTAATCCACCTCTGGGACCAAAAGTAAAAGGCTCCGTCCCTCAAGTTTGAGCCTAGCGCAGCAGAAAACCAATTCTAGTTTCTCTATTTCCTAGCAAGTCTAGGAGAGTCCTATCTCAGATTCTCTGATCTTTAACGTCAATCGTGTTTTAACATAACTAGTCTCTTCGGTTGGAAAGAAGAATTTCATCTATTCATTGTGCCTGTTACACTAACTCTAAATATTTTTTTACTAAATCACATCTCCTATTTTGTAGTGTGACATTGTATCATTATTTAGGTAGTCATGTGTGAAGTTGGCTTTCAAGGCAGGCTTATATGCATAATTGTGTACTTGTTGAGATTCCGTGCACTTAAGTGTAGCACAAACCCTATTGCACAGTAATCAGAACAGTTCACAGTTACCGTATTCACTCATCATATGAGCATAATCACAAGAATCCCTCATGTGCCTTTGATTTGCCCTTTTTATATCATTTGGGATGCATTGGAGCTTTGGTCAAGTGAAATTATTGGCATTCTTAGATTTGGAATAGGTGCCTTGTGTTAGCAGTGATGGTTTCAACTAAATGAAAAATACACAGGATGTCATCTTGTTGTGGATGTTATGTACATGATTTGTTGGTTTCCAAGATGCTAGTGTCATTAGTATGAAAACTTGAAATAAAGCATGTGAGTTACCACTATTGGACTAGACCAAAGTGTCAAACTCTTCGCATAAATATTTCCATGTTTAATCAGTTGAGTATTTAAAACTTTACCATGAAGATGGAAATAGTTGAGCTATTTTAGATTGTAGGAATTTCTGACATGTGCTTGGCCTCACTGAAAACAAATTTCGTTTCCTAGACATTCTCTCTTCAAACTCCTGCACAGGTCCCGTCTATATAGCAATCTAAAGGCCCATTGTACCAATTCATTTGTTTCT contains:
- the LOC124661960 gene encoding RHOMBOID-like protein 12, mitochondrial, with product MAMGRRLTQFQTLLAQQALRSATPKPRAPPIPHSRFLHCPSPPAAASRSPLSHFLWRSSGSAGTVLPASAAAVRTAAKRWLAAGSLDLFSLQRRRSPGLLSSSSAFLRRAPWARWLPSPDQVVLTLIGANVAVYMLWQVADPSFMERHFTVSLENFKSGRLHTVLTSAFSHTDTGHLFSNMLGLYFFGSSISSMFGPSFLLNLYVAGALVGSTFFLIEKAFRAPRKQVYVGWDRSRQFGLGASGAVNAVMLLQIFLNPKGLIYLYFVLPVPAALVGAAWIGLDLLSVNKGQGSASAHLGGAVVAALAWARIRKGWF
- the LOC124661784 gene encoding uncharacterized protein C9orf85 homolog; translated protein: MSKRQGPPKHQNSYAWKPNLGRKINETEPGGRFRPLSEITGVCQRCRDQIDWKRKYGKYKAITEPAKCQKCSKRNVRQAYHNVCTGCSKELGICAKCCTSVKQLIGRDAEEVDNERKELEEAMRFARERERRTLLRLMNKSKDEESGPSVPKVADRDREGDLFPVASLDEYAEQAIQNDDSDEEEPDFVEG